The Acinetobacter sp. GSS19 genome includes a region encoding these proteins:
- a CDS encoding riboflavin synthase subunit alpha, with protein sequence MYTGIVQGLEKVVDIQKGNGFITLVVSDQQGFFNDVFIGASVAINGVCLTVTTIDTAQQHIHFDISDVTLALTTLKDVQIGDEVNIERSAKVGAENGGHNLYGHIEGTATVASLERRGETLHVDLTIPAGNIKYFFLKGFIGLNGCSLTINRVDRALGEISVDLIPETLRLTTWKNIQPGDEVNYEIDQMTRTLVDTLENLHQR encoded by the coding sequence ATGTATACAGGTATCGTTCAAGGTTTAGAAAAAGTCGTCGACATCCAGAAAGGAAACGGTTTTATCACTTTGGTCGTTAGTGATCAGCAGGGTTTCTTTAATGATGTTTTCATTGGTGCAAGTGTGGCGATCAATGGGGTCTGTTTGACGGTCACTACCATTGATACTGCACAGCAGCACATACATTTTGATATCTCAGACGTAACCCTCGCACTTACCACACTCAAAGATGTACAGATCGGTGATGAAGTCAATATTGAGCGTTCAGCCAAAGTCGGTGCTGAAAATGGTGGGCACAACCTTTATGGACATATTGAAGGTACTGCGACGGTAGCCAGTCTGGAACGCCGTGGTGAGACCCTGCATGTAGATTTAACTATCCCAGCCGGTAATATTAAGTATTTTTTCCTAAAAGGTTTTATTGGGTTAAATGGTTGCAGTTTGACGATTAACCGAGTGGATCGTGCTTTGGGAGAAATTTCGGTTGATCTCATTCCGGAAACTTTACGTCTGACGACCTGGAAGAATATTCAGCCTGGAGATGAGGTCAATTATGAAATTGACCAGATGACCCGGACGCTGGTAGATACGTTGGAAAATCTACATCAGCGCTAA
- a CDS encoding flavin reductase has translation MVDATDFKNAMSSLSSAVNVVTTMGASGHHGFTASAVCSVTDTPPTLLVCMNKSSRSHAYFVENKVLAVNVLGAQHEQLSHAFASKMSSEQRFEYGDWTELATGCPVLTDALVSFDCEIEQIQEVGTHTIFICPIVAIQKNQQDSALVYFNRAYHQVGETEIA, from the coding sequence ATGGTTGACGCTACAGACTTTAAAAATGCAATGTCTTCATTAAGCAGTGCGGTGAATGTGGTAACTACGATGGGCGCATCTGGTCATCACGGCTTTACAGCATCTGCGGTATGTAGCGTCACAGATACACCACCGACCTTGTTGGTGTGTATGAATAAATCATCACGCTCACATGCTTATTTTGTTGAGAATAAAGTTTTGGCAGTCAATGTATTAGGTGCTCAGCATGAACAACTTTCCCACGCCTTTGCATCGAAAATGAGTTCAGAACAGCGCTTTGAATATGGGGATTGGACTGAATTAGCAACAGGCTGTCCGGTGTTAACGGATGCCTTAGTCAGCTTTGATTGTGAAATTGAACAAATTCAAGAAGTAGGAACACATACGATTTTTATTTGTCCGATTGTAGCTATACAAAAAAATCAACAAGATTCCGCTTTGGTCTACTTTAATCGTGCTTATCATCAGGTTGGAGAAACTGAAATAGCCTAA
- a CDS encoding methionine synthase, with translation MKRLLPTSTAGSLPKPSWLAEPEKLWSPWKLQGQELIDGKLDALRLALHEQQQAGIDIVSDGEQTRQHFVTTFIEHLDGVDFDKREIVKIRDRYDASVPSVVGEVSRQKPVFVEDARFLRSLTDQPIKWALPGPMTMIDTLYDGHYKSREKLAWEFAKILNQEALELEAAGVDIIQFDEPAFNVFFDEVNDWGIATLERALAGLKCETAVHICYGYGIKANTDWKKTLGSEWRQYEEVFPKLQKSKIDIVSLECHNSRVPMELIELIRGKKVMVGAIDVATDVIETAEEVADTLRKALQFVDADKLYPSSNCGMAPLSRQVARGKLNALSAGAEIIRRELSA, from the coding sequence ATGAAACGCTTATTACCGACCTCAACGGCTGGCAGCTTACCAAAACCTTCTTGGCTGGCGGAACCGGAAAAACTTTGGTCGCCGTGGAAATTACAAGGGCAAGAGCTGATTGATGGCAAACTTGATGCTTTACGTTTGGCCTTGCATGAACAGCAACAAGCAGGCATTGATATTGTCAGTGATGGTGAACAAACCCGTCAGCATTTTGTGACTACATTTATTGAACATCTTGATGGTGTCGACTTCGATAAACGCGAAATCGTGAAAATCCGTGATCGCTATGATGCCAGCGTACCATCAGTGGTGGGGGAAGTATCCCGTCAAAAACCCGTCTTTGTTGAAGATGCGAGGTTTCTTCGCTCGCTGACCGATCAACCCATTAAATGGGCACTGCCTGGTCCAATGACTATGATTGATACCTTGTATGATGGCCACTATAAAAGTCGTGAAAAATTGGCGTGGGAATTTGCCAAAATTCTCAATCAAGAGGCTTTAGAGCTCGAAGCAGCGGGGGTAGATATCATTCAATTCGATGAGCCAGCATTTAATGTGTTTTTTGATGAGGTGAATGACTGGGGCATTGCAACTTTAGAACGTGCATTAGCAGGCTTGAAGTGTGAGACGGCGGTACATATCTGCTATGGCTATGGCATTAAAGCCAATACGGACTGGAAAAAAACACTTGGTTCAGAATGGCGCCAATATGAAGAAGTCTTTCCTAAATTACAAAAATCTAAGATCGATATCGTTTCGTTAGAATGTCACAATTCCCGTGTGCCGATGGAACTGATTGAGCTCATTCGGGGTAAAAAAGTCATGGTAGGGGCGATTGATGTCGCAACCGATGTTATTGAAACAGCAGAAGAAGTGGCGGATACTCTGCGCAAAGCCCTACAATTTGTAGATGCAGACAAGCTCTATCCTTCAAGCAACTGTGGTATGGCGCCGTTATCTCGCCAAGTGGCACGCGGCAAGCTCAATGCTTTAAGTGCAGGCGCAGAGATTATTCGTCGAGAGCTTTCTGCTTAA
- a CDS encoding DUF1852 domain-containing protein — MNKEFVCSIKRIRFDENYLPADSTRLTTNFANLARGESRKQNLRNTLRMINNRFNALAHWDNPKADRYSVEVDIISVDIDVEGKGKTFPAIEMLETTIVDHKNNQRIDGMIGNSFSSYVRDYDFSVVLPEHINKNPASNKPENFGDLHGKLYQYLVNSEAFKAEFDKNPVICLSVSTTKTYHRTANQHPVLGVEYKQDEYSRTDEYFKKMGLNVRYFMPTNAAAPLAFYFNGDLLGDYTDLELISTISTMETFQKIYRPEIYNANSNAGHVYQPSLEYQDYSLTQIVYDRVERSQLAVKQGKWTEEHFIKPYQGILEQWAASYKLEDQAA; from the coding sequence ATGAATAAAGAGTTTGTCTGTTCAATTAAGCGTATTCGTTTCGATGAAAACTATCTTCCAGCAGATAGCACACGTCTTACCACGAACTTTGCCAATTTAGCACGAGGTGAAAGCCGTAAACAGAATCTGCGTAACACTTTACGCATGATCAATAACCGTTTTAATGCTTTGGCACATTGGGATAACCCAAAAGCAGACCGTTATTCGGTTGAAGTGGATATCATTTCTGTAGATATTGATGTTGAAGGTAAGGGCAAAACTTTCCCTGCGATTGAAATGCTTGAAACTACCATTGTGGATCATAAAAACAATCAGCGTATTGATGGCATGATCGGCAATAGTTTCTCATCTTATGTCCGTGATTATGACTTTAGCGTAGTACTGCCCGAACATATTAATAAAAACCCAGCATCGAATAAGCCAGAAAATTTTGGTGATTTGCACGGTAAGCTGTATCAATATCTCGTAAATTCGGAAGCATTCAAAGCAGAGTTTGATAAAAATCCTGTCATTTGTCTGAGTGTTTCAACCACAAAAACCTATCACCGTACTGCGAATCAGCATCCTGTGTTAGGTGTCGAATACAAGCAAGATGAATATTCACGAACCGATGAATACTTCAAGAAGATGGGCTTAAACGTACGTTATTTCATGCCCACAAATGCGGCTGCACCTTTGGCCTTCTATTTTAATGGTGACTTACTTGGTGATTACACAGATCTTGAGTTGATTAGTACCATTAGCACCATGGAAACATTTCAAAAGATTTACCGTCCTGAAATTTACAATGCCAACTCCAATGCGGGGCATGTATATCAACCGAGTCTTGAGTATCAGGATTATTCATTGACCCAAATTGTCTATGATCGTGTTGAACGTAGTCAATTGGCAGTTAAACAAGGCAAGTGGACTGAAGAACACTTTATCAAACCCTATCAAGGCATCCTTGAGCAATGGGCAGCAAGCTATAAGCTTGAAGATCAAGCGGCTTAA
- the hmpA gene encoding NO-inducible flavohemoprotein, which yields MTPQQIELVKATVPVLRENGVALTGYFYNRMLGNNPDLKETFNMGHQRSGAQAQALAGAVLAYAENIEDPSVLLPVVELIAHKHVSLNIQSPDYNIVGENLLHSISEVLNISMEDPLIAAWAAAYGQLADLFISTEKAIYDQHQQAKGSWLGWRKFKIAKKVVESDEITSFYLQPSDGGALPTYEAGQYISVRVFVEELGLKQPRQYTLSTNPQADYLRISVKREHEKGDLAAGWVSNTLHGLPEGSEIEVSAPTGNFYLLDSNKRNVFISGGVGLTPMIAMLNQLVTLYMPQPVTFIHACRNKQVHAMKKDIQALKAKYPRLNTFTVYEFPHSDDILGEDYDAAGRLDLMNMDRSLLPVNADYYLCGPMPFMAEQHKALVARGIPAENIHSEAFGTGGVKH from the coding sequence ATGACTCCGCAGCAAATTGAGTTAGTAAAAGCCACTGTACCTGTACTTCGTGAAAATGGTGTAGCTCTAACCGGCTATTTCTATAATCGCATGTTAGGTAATAATCCTGATCTAAAAGAAACGTTTAACATGGGACACCAACGTAGCGGAGCTCAGGCACAAGCCTTGGCAGGCGCGGTATTGGCTTATGCTGAAAATATTGAAGATCCATCTGTATTATTGCCTGTGGTTGAACTCATCGCCCATAAACACGTCAGCTTGAATATTCAATCACCTGATTACAACATTGTAGGTGAAAACTTATTACACTCGATTAGCGAAGTGCTTAACATTTCGATGGAAGACCCCTTGATTGCTGCTTGGGCTGCCGCTTATGGTCAATTGGCTGATCTATTTATCAGTACTGAAAAAGCCATTTATGACCAACATCAGCAAGCTAAAGGCAGCTGGTTAGGCTGGCGCAAGTTCAAAATTGCCAAAAAAGTGGTGGAAAGTGATGAAATTACCTCTTTCTATTTGCAACCTTCAGATGGTGGTGCCTTACCAACCTATGAAGCAGGTCAATATATTTCAGTTCGTGTATTTGTTGAAGAATTAGGTTTAAAACAGCCACGCCAGTACACGTTATCGACTAATCCACAAGCTGATTATCTACGTATCTCTGTAAAACGTGAGCATGAAAAAGGAGATTTGGCTGCTGGGTGGGTATCCAATACTTTACACGGTTTGCCAGAAGGTTCAGAAATTGAAGTTTCTGCTCCAACAGGTAATTTCTATCTGCTTGACTCAAATAAGCGTAATGTATTTATCAGTGGTGGTGTCGGCTTAACCCCAATGATTGCCATGTTGAATCAGTTAGTTACGTTATACATGCCACAGCCTGTTACTTTTATCCATGCCTGCCGTAACAAGCAAGTTCATGCCATGAAAAAAGATATTCAGGCATTGAAAGCAAAATATCCGCGCTTAAATACGTTTACGGTTTATGAATTCCCTCATTCAGATGATATTTTAGGGGAAGATTATGACGCGGCTGGCCGTTTAGATTTAATGAATATGGATCGCTCATTACTCCCAGTAAATGCAGATTACTATCTTTGTGGCCCAATGCCATTTATGGCTGAGCAACATAAAGCACTCGTTGCTCGTGGTATCCCTGCAGAAAATATTCACAGTGAAGCCTTTGGTACAGGTGGCGTAAAGCACTAA
- a CDS encoding autotransporter domain-containing protein, producing MMSYGRSSIDFFDRYHAENGLLAANKYTGEGTTDVASLGLYSTYYDKNGSYFDLVGHVSYLQNEYEARNGVNVDQNGWGAGISAEVGHLYKLGNSHWLIEPQAQLSYQYIRSALKTFRRVEVDVTGIKRTN from the coding sequence ATGATGAGCTATGGCCGTAGTAGCATCGACTTCTTTGACCGTTATCATGCAGAAAATGGCCTTTTGGCTGCGAATAAATACACGGGCGAAGGCACAACGGATGTAGCTAGCTTAGGCTTATATTCGACTTACTATGATAAAAATGGTAGCTATTTTGATTTAGTGGGTCACGTATCTTATTTGCAAAACGAATATGAAGCTCGTAATGGCGTTAATGTCGATCAAAATGGTTGGGGCGCTGGCATTTCTGCTGAAGTTGGCCATCTATACAAGTTAGGCAACAGTCACTGGTTGATCGAGCCACAAGCCCAATTGTCTTATCAATATATCAGATCAGCCTTGAAGACTTTTCGTCGAGTTGAAGTAGATGTGACGGGTATTAAGAGAACAAACTAA